Proteins from a single region of Deltaproteobacteria bacterium:
- a CDS encoding ABC transporter ATP-binding protein, whose translation MMTELLKVKNLIKHFPLQKGFLDNLLAKEKKFVRAVDGVSFSIRKGETLGLVGESGCGKTTTGRLILRLLEPTSGEVVYGGKSIFSYSRVEMQKMREKIQVIFQDPYASLSPRMTIGKAIGHPLIIHHLAHNTEAEHKVMDIMEKVGLEPASFLYHKYPHQISGGQRQRVVIARALVTNPEFVVADEPIAMADVSVRSMILELMIRLKEEFDLTYLFITHDLATSKYICDRVAIMYLGKIVEIGPLKEVFKNPVHPYTSTLLAAVPVPDPRFRRTHPIPKGEIPSPINPPPGCRFHPRCHRATPECSQAEPELREVGKEHWVACNL comes from the coding sequence ATGATGACGGAACTGCTCAAAGTAAAAAATTTAATAAAGCATTTTCCCCTTCAGAAAGGATTTCTGGACAATCTCCTGGCCAAGGAAAAAAAATTCGTCCGGGCCGTGGATGGTGTCTCCTTTTCCATTCGGAAGGGTGAGACCCTTGGATTGGTCGGAGAGAGCGGTTGCGGGAAGACCACGACGGGAAGGCTTATTCTGCGCCTCTTGGAACCCACCTCAGGAGAGGTCGTTTACGGAGGAAAGTCTATTTTTTCCTATTCAAGAGTGGAAATGCAGAAGATGCGGGAGAAGATCCAGGTTATTTTCCAGGATCCATACGCATCCCTGAGTCCGCGCATGACCATCGGCAAGGCCATCGGGCATCCCCTTATTATTCACCACCTCGCCCACAACACGGAGGCCGAGCACAAGGTTATGGATATCATGGAGAAGGTGGGATTGGAACCCGCCTCTTTCCTGTATCACAAATATCCGCACCAGATCTCGGGCGGCCAGCGCCAACGAGTGGTGATCGCCAGGGCCCTTGTAACCAATCCGGAATTTGTCGTCGCAGACGAACCCATCGCCATGGCTGACGTTTCAGTCCGATCCATGATCCTTGAACTCATGATTCGGCTGAAAGAAGAGTTCGATCTGACCTACCTGTTCATTACCCATGATCTTGCCACCAGCAAGTATATCTGTGATCGGGTGGCCATCATGTATCTTGGAAAGATCGTGGAAATCGGCCCCCTCAAGGAAGTATTCAAAAATCCGGTTCATCCCTATACTTCCACATTGCTGGCAGCGGTTCCCGTGCCCGATCCCAGGTTCCGGAGGACCCATCCTATTCCTAAAGGCGAGATTCCCAGTCCAATCAATCCTCCTCCAGGTTGCCGGTTTCACCCCAGATGTCATCGTGCAACACCGGAGTGCAGCCAGGCCGAACCAGAATTACGGGAGGTCGGAAAGGAGCATTGGGTAGCCTGCAATCTATAA
- a CDS encoding ABC transporter permease, translated as MAQGKKYGVEWWVMVIGALIVLAIVLMALFAPAIAPFSPYDQNTGPQLSPPNDVHIMGTDNLQRDVWSRMVFGSQTILRVAVLAAVLSSTVGITFGLISGFIGGNFDRAFSLVMDSVYSFPGLILAIAFAAMLGPGVINITLAVAVIYIPTYFRLVRGQTLSIKEELYVEAARAIGATNKVILWKYIFPNVIATTVVVFSLNIADAIMIEAALTYLGLGLPPSVVDWGMDLAMGKKFLPSGQWWMITFPGAMISLLALGFTMLGEGLSEILNPRLLER; from the coding sequence ATGGCGCAAGGTAAGAAGTATGGAGTGGAATGGTGGGTGATGGTCATCGGGGCGCTCATCGTTCTGGCCATCGTCCTCATGGCCCTTTTCGCCCCGGCCATAGCGCCCTTCAGTCCTTATGACCAAAATACCGGGCCGCAGCTATCGCCGCCGAACGATGTCCATATCATGGGGACGGACAACCTCCAGCGGGATGTCTGGTCTCGCATGGTGTTCGGCTCTCAGACCATCCTCCGGGTAGCGGTGCTTGCCGCGGTTCTTTCATCCACCGTGGGCATCACCTTCGGCCTGATTTCCGGATTTATCGGCGGGAACTTCGACCGGGCCTTTTCGTTGGTGATGGATTCCGTTTATTCCTTCCCGGGTCTCATTCTTGCCATCGCCTTTGCGGCGATGCTGGGTCCGGGTGTGATCAACATCACCCTGGCGGTGGCGGTGATTTATATCCCCACTTATTTCCGCTTGGTCCGGGGGCAGACTCTCTCCATCAAGGAGGAACTCTATGTGGAGGCTGCAAGGGCCATCGGAGCTACGAATAAGGTCATCCTTTGGAAATACATCTTTCCCAACGTCATCGCCACCACCGTAGTCGTGTTTTCTCTGAACATTGCGGACGCCATCATGATTGAGGCGGCGTTGACTTATCTGGGGTTGGGGCTTCCTCCATCTGTAGTGGACTGGGGAATGGACCTGGCCATGGGGAAGAAGTTCCTGCCTTCAGGTCAATGGTGGATGATCACCTTTCCCGGGGCTATGATCTCTCTTCTTGCCCTTGGTTTCACCATGCTTGGAGAGGGGTTGTCCGAGATATTGAATCCGAGACTTCTGGAGCGATAA
- a CDS encoding ABC transporter ATP-binding protein: protein MKTILEIKNLHVHFPINIGTVRAVQGVDLELRQGEVMGLVGESGCGKSTLGFSILRLLRPPGEIVEGEILYHGRDIVSMREKDLLTLRGNNISMIFQDPLTSLNPLFRIDEQFIEALKTHNPQISKEEAFDKAAKVLESLGISPERLLEYPHQMSGGMRQRIMIGMALVLDPDLLIADEPTTSLDVIVEAQFLDLLNELRKQYDLTILLITHNLGIVAQLADRITVMYGGTIAETGVTEPLFENPMHPYTKGLLASIPNIKLDQPELHTMEGSPPDLVDPPSGCVFHPRCPQVMDICRKERPRAFRKDDRIVRCWLYR from the coding sequence ATGAAGACAATCCTTGAGATAAAGAACCTTCATGTTCATTTTCCAATCAATATCGGTACGGTCCGTGCGGTCCAGGGGGTTGATCTCGAACTGAGACAGGGAGAGGTGATGGGCCTGGTCGGAGAGTCGGGTTGCGGGAAATCGACCCTTGGATTTTCGATCCTGAGGTTGCTTCGCCCCCCCGGTGAAATCGTGGAAGGGGAAATCCTCTACCATGGCCGAGATATCGTCAGTATGAGGGAAAAGGATCTTTTGACGCTTCGCGGAAACAATATTTCCATGATATTCCAGGATCCTTTGACCTCATTGAACCCTCTTTTCAGAATAGATGAGCAATTCATCGAGGCCCTCAAGACCCATAACCCGCAGATCAGCAAAGAGGAAGCCTTCGATAAGGCGGCGAAGGTGTTGGAGAGCCTGGGCATTTCCCCCGAGAGGCTCCTGGAATACCCTCACCAGATGTCGGGTGGAATGCGACAGCGGATCATGATCGGTATGGCCCTGGTCCTGGACCCGGATCTCTTGATAGCAGACGAGCCCACGACCTCCTTGGATGTCATTGTGGAGGCCCAGTTCCTGGATCTTTTGAATGAACTGCGCAAGCAATACGATCTGACCATTCTCCTCATTACACACAATCTCGGGATAGTCGCCCAGTTGGCGGATCGAATAACGGTGATGTATGGGGGAACGATCGCGGAGACCGGTGTTACGGAGCCGCTTTTCGAAAATCCGATGCATCCTTACACAAAGGGACTCCTGGCCTCCATCCCCAATATCAAATTGGATCAGCCCGAGCTTCATACTATGGAAGGATCGCCCCCGGATCTGGTTGATCCTCCATCGGGATGCGTCTTTCATCCACGATGTCCGCAGGTGATGGATATTTGCAGGAAGGAGAGGCCGAGGGCCTTCAGGAAAGATGATCGTATTGTGCGATGCTGGCTTTACAGGTGA
- a CDS encoding ABC transporter permease, with the protein MRNLLKYIIARTLMTIPMVFILLTIVFVVIRIMPGDPVSTMLGGHAPESVIEQKKHELGLDRPLAVQYVNYLWQICRLDLGDSMVFKQRVTKAIAEKLPATLELTVAGMLITLLLGVFTGAYAADKRRSTQDYMLRFYGIVIYCIPVYWLGLMLQLVFGVWLDVLPIAGRTGPRVFASVFEKTGFYIVDTILIRDWAALWDVLIHLFLPAVTLGLVLSGIFLRLTRANMLDVLRSDYILAAEARGIKHRIVVYKHALKNAFIPILTMMGLQFAQLICNALLTETTFSWPGMGRLLMERIYLRDYPTIQGTIVIFALLVATISLIVDIIYAMVDPRIRY; encoded by the coding sequence ATGAGGAATTTACTTAAATACATAATCGCCCGGACCCTCATGACCATCCCCATGGTCTTTATTCTCCTGACGATTGTCTTTGTCGTGATTCGCATCATGCCCGGTGACCCGGTGTCCACCATGCTGGGAGGGCACGCACCTGAGAGCGTCATTGAGCAGAAAAAGCATGAACTGGGTCTGGATCGTCCCCTGGCCGTTCAATATGTGAACTACCTGTGGCAGATATGCCGTTTGGACCTGGGCGATTCCATGGTCTTCAAACAGCGGGTGACAAAGGCTATTGCCGAGAAGCTTCCCGCTACTCTTGAACTCACGGTGGCCGGGATGCTGATCACCCTTTTGCTGGGGGTGTTCACGGGCGCATACGCGGCGGATAAGAGGCGCTCCACTCAGGACTACATGTTGCGTTTTTACGGTATCGTGATTTATTGCATCCCTGTCTACTGGTTGGGTCTCATGCTGCAGTTGGTCTTCGGCGTCTGGCTCGATGTGCTGCCCATTGCGGGCAGGACGGGACCGAGGGTCTTTGCATCGGTTTTCGAGAAAACAGGATTTTACATCGTGGACACTATCCTGATCAGGGACTGGGCGGCTCTCTGGGATGTTCTTATTCATCTCTTCCTCCCCGCAGTGACCCTCGGTCTGGTTCTCTCGGGGATTTTTCTGCGTCTTACCAGGGCGAATATGCTGGACGTCCTCCGTTCAGATTACATCCTGGCCGCCGAGGCACGGGGGATCAAGCACAGGATCGTGGTTTACAAGCATGCACTCAAAAACGCCTTCATTCCCATCCTGACCATGATGGGGCTGCAGTTCGCCCAACTCATTTGTAACGCCCTTCTTACGGAGACCACCTTCTCATGGCCCGGCATGGGGCGGCTCCTCATGGAGAGGATTTACCTTAGAGATTATCCCACCATCCAGGGTACCATCGTGATTTTCGCCCTGTTGGTGGCAACCATATCTCTCATCGTGGACATCATCTATGCCATGGTAGACCCGAGAATTCGATACTAG